The nucleotide sequence GGGTCGAGGTCGACGTGACCCTGCCGTCCGGGGTGGCGACCAACGAGGTGCAGCAGCGCCGGCGGAAGCTCACGGAGAACCTGTCCCGGCATGAGCACGAGGTGTTCATCACCATCCCCGTCGCCGCCCGGACCGTGCGGCTGTGGGTGGCCGACTCGGGGGCGCTGGACGAGCCGATCGGTCCGTCTCCGCTGGTCACCGACGACACGATGACCGCCGACTACGCCAAGGGCCGTGCCCCCTGGGGGCAGGACCTGCGCGGGGACGCGGCGACGCTGAGCCTGTACCAGCGCCATCTCCTCATCACCGGCCTGTCGAACCAGGGCAAGACCGTCGCCCTGCGGTCGTTGGCGCTGTGGCTGGCGCTGGACAAGTCGGTGCAGTTCCTCATGGGCGACCTCAAGGGCGTGGGCGACTGGGCCATGTTCGAGGGCCTGGCCCACGTCCTGATCCAGGGGCCGACCGATGAGCACGTGATCCAGGTGACCGAGATGGTCGAGGGCGCGGTGGAGGAGATGAACCGCCGCATCCAGGCCCCGCCCGGCACGGTCTTCCCCGCCCTGATCGTGCTCGTGGACGAGGCGCAGGTGGCGTTCATGTGCCCGGTCAAGGACGAAGAGGGCCGCTACTACGGCGGCGCCAAGGCCACCTCCCGCTACTACATGGCCGTCCGCAAGATCCACAACCAGGGGCGGGCCGTCAACGTCCTGATGTGGCAGGGAACCCAGGACCCCACCAACGAGAACCTCCCCAAGCTGGTCCGCGAGGGCGCCCACACCCGCGCCTCCCTCGCGCTGGGCACCGAGTCGCAGGCCCGGATGGCACTCGGGGACAAGGCCGTCGACGGCGGCGCGGCGCCGAACCTGCTGCGCCCCGGTCTGGATCAGGGCACCCTCGTCGTCGCGTCGTCCGGCATCGACATCCCCAAGGGCCAGTCGTCCATCACCGTGCGCACCCACTACGTGGACGACGACGCGGCCGTGGCCCTCACCGACCGGGCCAAGGCCCTGCGCGACGGCGTCACCACCCTCACCCTGATCGAGCGTGGCGAGGACCGTGACCCGCTCGCGGACATCGCCGCCGTCATCGCGGACGCGCCCCGGCTGCGGACGCAGGACGTGATCAAGCGGCTCTCCGCTCTGGACGCGGACGCGTACGGGGACTGGTCGCCCGGCGACCTCACCCGCGTCCTGGACGGCACCGGCGCCGAGCCCTACAAGTCCGACGGCCGCATGGTCGTCGGCCGCGACCAGATCACCCGCGCCCTCGCCCACCGCGACGCCGACGATTCCGCTTCCGGCACCTGACGGCAGGGAGCCGAACCCTCACGGGTCAGGGAGGCAGGGAGAACTCCCTGACCGCCTCCCTGACCCGCCTCCCTTGTCCTGACCTGCACGAATGATCGTCCAGGGAGTCAGGGAGGCGCGCAGGTCAGCACCCCTGAACCCCCCTCCACAGCCACCCCGACAGGGGGTGGTCCCGCCTCCCTGACCGAGCACCGGAAGGGATTCCGCATGTACCCCCAGAACACCCCGCGCCCGCCCGCACAGCGGGCCGCCGAGGTCCACTGCCCCACCCCGCTCACCCCCGCCGTGGCCGTCCCGGCGCCGCTCGTGCCGGTGCAGCCGGCCACGGTCCCGACCGTGGCGAGCGTGGTCCTCCCGGACGGCCGGATCGTCACCGGCTACGCCGTTCCCAGCGCCCACCCCGAGCCGGTCACGGCCAAGCCGGTTGTGTCGCGGGCGGCGGTGAACGTCGCCCTCGGGGGCGTCGGGTTCCTCGCCGTGTGCGGCGGACTGCTGCTGCTCACCACCTTCATCACCGCCCTCACCGCGCTCATCACCCAGCTCATCACGCTGGCGGCGGTGCTGTTCGGCGGGTTCATCGCCGTTCAGGTCCTCACCGCCGGCCGCCACGGCGAGGGGACCACGGTGAGCATCCGCAAGGCCGTGATCAAGCGCAACCACTTCCACCGCTAGCAACGCCAAGGGCGACCCCCGCATCTCGCCAAAGAACTGGGGTCGCCCTTGCCCATCCAGCACGCTGACGACGAACTGGAGACCTCCAGCATGACCCATCTGCCCGTCGTGCCGCTTGAGGGCGGCAACATCAGCCTGTGCACCGGCTCCGCCGCCCTGGACCAGGCCGTGGAAGCCGTCACCGGCCTGGCCACGGTCGCGGTCGCCGAACGTGACCCGGCCGCCTCCCGGCTGCTGGCCGCCCGCCTGCCGCACGCGGTGAACCTCGGTGACATCACCGCCGTGGACTGGCCCGCCGTCGCCGCCGGCATGGCCCGCCCGGCGGCGGTGACCGCCGGTTTCCCCTGCCAGGACATCTCCAACGCCGGACCTCGGGGAGGAATCGCCGGTGACCGCTCGGGACTGTGGAAAACCGTCGCCCACGCCGTTCGCGTACTTCGACCCCGACTCGTCTTCCTGGAAAACGTCGCCGCCATCCGCTCCCGCGGGCTCGACGTCGTCGCCGCGGACCTGGCCGCGATCGGGTATGACGCACGCTGGATGTGCCTTCGAGCTGGAGACCCCGAGGTCGGAGCCTGCCACCGCCGCGACCGCTGGTTCGCCGTCGCGTATCCCGCTGCTGAAAACCCCCACCTCGCAACTCGGCAGGAACGGGGGACCGCAGCACCCCGACAAGCGCAAGGCGGGCGGGCACGGGCCCACGCTGGAGGACGAAGTGGTGTTCTTGCTGCCCCCGGCGAACCCCTGAGGCTGCTGCCCACCCCGGCCGCCGCCGACGGCACCGGCGGACCCGGCACCTCCCCGAAACGGCGGGGCGGGATGAACCTGCGCCCCGCCGTCACCCTGCTGCCCACCCCGGCCGCGCGGGACTGGAAGTCCGGCGCCTCCAACCTCATCGGCACCAACTCCCGCCCACTGAACGAGGTCGTGGTCAACCTGCTGCCCACGCCGAAGGCGTCGGACGGCCCGCACGGCGGCCCCAACCAGCGCGACACCGCCGGGAACTACTACCTCCCCGGCCAGGCCGTCCGCCTGGACGACCGGTGGGTGGCCACCAACGGCACCGACTACGGGCCCGCCATCCGCCGCTGGGAAACCGTCCTCGGGCGCCCGGCACCCGAGCCGACCGAGCCGGGCACCAAGGGCAACCACCGCCTGGCCCCCGCGTTCGTGGAATGGATGATGGGCGCCGAACCCGGATGGGTCACCGACCCGGAACTGGGCCTGTCCCGCTCCGACCAGCTCAAGATCCTCGGCAACGGCGTCGTCATCCACCAGGCCGCCCACGCCTACAACCTGCTCCTCGGCATGAACCAGGCCGCCCCCGGCGACACGGAGACGGCGGCATGAGCGAGCACCTGATGCACGCCGCCCTGGACGCCGCCGCACGCGGCTGGCACGTCTTCCCCCTGCGCCCCGGCGGAAAGCCCCCCGCCCTCCACGGCGAGAACTCCTGCGCCCGCACCGGCGAGTGCGCGTCCGGGCACGTGAAGTGGGAACAGCGCGCCACCACCGACCCCGACCGCATCCGCACCGCCTGGTCGCGGGCGCCGTTCAACGTCGGTATCGCGTGCGGTCCTTCCGGGCTGCTGGTGGTCGACCTTGACGTACCCAAGGACAAGAGCAGTTCGGACGCGCCTTACGGCGCGACGACCTTCCGAGCGCTCTGCGAGCGCGCCGGCCACGCCGTCCCCGACACCTACCGGGTACGGACCGCGAGCGGCGGCGAGCACCTCTACTTCACCGTCCGGGCCGGGGTACGCCTCGCCAACACCGCTGGGACCGTGGCCACTTCGGTCGATACTCGCGCGTGGGGCGGGTACGTCGTCGCCGTGGGCAGCATTACTCCCGCCGGACCCTACGAGGCGCTGTGCGGCCCCGAGGCGGTCGCACTGCCGTCGTGGCTCCAAGCCATCCTGCAACCCGCCCCCAGGGCTCCTCAGGCGCCCTCGGTGGCCGTGTCGGGGCATCCCCGCCGGTACGCGGACGTAGCGCTCACCACTGAGACTCGGAACGTCGCGTCGGCCCAACAGGGCTCCCGAGAGGGCACGTTGTTCCGGGCCGCACGCGCCCTGGGACGGTTCGTCGCATGGGGCGACCTCCCCCGGCACGTGGTCGAGCAGGCTCTTCAGGAGGCGGGGGAGGCGGCCGGACTGTCCGCGTCCCAGTGCCGCTCCACCCTCCGCAGCGCCCTGAACTGGTCCATCGCCCACAACCAGGCACGCCGGGCGGCGGCATGAGCCGCCACCCCCTCTCCCCCCGCCTGAAGAGCATCACCACCACCCCGACCGGGCCGCGCGCCGCCGAACCGGCCGCACCGCCTGCGGCTGTGGGCGACCCGGAAGGCGCCGCCCGAAGGGCGCCCGTACTGCTCCTTCACCACACGCCGCGCCCGACCGGCGACGACCCCACCCCCGACCGGCCCGGTCTGCGGATCTACGCCCCACCGCTCTACCGAGACCACTGGGACGGGGCCCGCTGGTCCAAGCGCGGGGCCGACACCCCCACCGCCGCCTACGCCTGCCACTGCGGGCAGACCCGCACGGCCAGGGGTGCCCACCAGGTGGCCGCTCTCGTTGCCGAGTACGACGCCCACAAGCCCAACTGCACCGGCACGCACGCCGCTTCGCCCGAGAGGAGGGCCGCCGCATGACCCCCACTCCCATTGATGGCGCCGCACTACTCGACGACGTGGAAGCCTTCCACCGCCGCTTCAACGTCTTCCCCAGCGAAGCCGCGTACGTGGCCGTGGCCTTGTGGGACGCTCACGCGCACTTGCTTGACTGCTTCGACTCCACCCCCCGCATCGCCTTCCTGTCCCCGGAACCGGGGTCGGGCAAGACGCGGGCGCTGGAGATCGTGGAAACGCTGGTCCCGCAGCCGATGACGGCCGTCAACGCGTCCGCCGCCGCGCTGTTCCGGTCCGTCTCCAGCGGTAACGGCAAGCCGACGATCCTGTTCGATGAGATCGACACCGTCTTCGGCCCCAAGGCCGGGGACAACGAGGAACTGCGCGGCTTCCTGAACGCCGGGCACCGCCGCACCGGAGTCACCTACCGGTGCATCGGGGACGGCGGACAGCAGACCGTCCAGGCGTTCCCGTCGTACTGCGCGGTCGCGGTCGCCGGACTCGGCTCCCTGCCCGACACGATCCTGAGCCGGTCGGTCATCATCCGCATGCGCCGCCGCGCACGCAACGAGACGGTCGAGCCGTTCAGGGCCCGCGTCCACGAAGCCGAGGGCCACAAGCTCCGTGACCGGCTGGCGGCATGGGCCGAACACGCCCGCGGGTTCGTCATGGGCGCCTGGCCCGAGATGCCCGACGGGGTCACCGACCGGCCGGCCGACGTGTGGGAGCCGCTGCTCGCCATCGCGGACGCGGTCGGCGGCACTTGGCCCGAGCGGGCCCGCGCCGCGTGCGTCACGCTCGTGACCGCCTCCCGCGCCAACGACAAGGGCAGCGTCGGCGTCAGGCTCCTCACCGACCTGCGCGACCACGTCATGACCGGCATCGACCGCCTGCCCACCGTCGCCATCCTGGACCGGCTCAACTCCATGGACGACGCCCCCTGGGCCGACATGGGCGGCAAGCCGCTCGACAACCGGCGCCTGTCCAAGATGCTCGCGGAGTACATGACGGCCGACAACGAGCCCATCGCCTCCCGCAACATCAAGACCGGAGCGAGCGTCCTCAAGGGCTACTACGCCGCCGACCTCTGGGACGCCTGGCAGCGCTACTGCCCCCCACCCCCGGAAAGTCCGCTACCTCCGCTACCCGGCACCGAAAACCCTGCCTGACCTGCACCAACGCGGTAGCGGCAAGCCCCGGAGCTTGCCGCTACCCATCCGCTACCGCCACCCCGTCCGCTACCACCGACAGCCCCTCTGACCTGCAAGGTAGCGGCGGTAGCGGAAGTAGCGGACTTCTGAGAGGGGCCCCACGGCCCAACACCCCGAAGGAGTCATCACCTTGGCCGGCACCAAGATGCTCAAGCTCCCCGAAGTCCTCACCGAGATCGGCATGAGCCGCGCCGCCTTCTACCGCATGCGCGCCCGCGGTCAGGCCCCGAAGCTCATCAAACTCCCGAACGGGCAGCTCCGCTGCCGTCGCACGGACCTCGACGCGTGGTGGTCGTCCTTCGAGGACATCGCCGCCTGACCGCCTCCCGCACACGAGATGAGAGGGGCCCGCTTCCAGCGGGCCCCTCTGGAGTCTGCATGCCACTGACCTACGACGTTCGCCTCTACTCCATCGAAGTCCGCAAGGACCGCCCCAAGCCCTATCGCCTGCGCTGGCTGGTCGGTGAGCGCAAGCACTCCAAGAGCTACACGCTCAAAGTGCAGGCCGAAGGCCGCCGCTCGGAACTGATGTCCGCCGTGCGCCGTGGCGACCAGTTCGACGAGGAAACGGGCCTGCCCGTCTCCGAGTTGCGCGCGAAGCAGGGTTCCGTCACCTGGTACGAGCACACCCGCACCTACATCGACCGCAAGTGGGCGCAGGCGCCGGCGAAGTCGCGAAAGAACTACGCCGACGCGCTGGCCACCATCACCCCCGCTCTCGTGAAAACGAAGGTGGGAATGCCGGATGCCTCTCTCCTTCGACGGGCGTTGTACGGGTGGGCGTACAACCGGAACCGCTGGGACGAGACCCCGCCGGATGACGTTGCCCGCGCCCTCGCATGGATCACCAA is from Streptomyces seoulensis and encodes:
- a CDS encoding DUF3631 domain-containing protein, whose product is MTPTPIDGAALLDDVEAFHRRFNVFPSEAAYVAVALWDAHAHLLDCFDSTPRIAFLSPEPGSGKTRALEIVETLVPQPMTAVNASAAALFRSVSSGNGKPTILFDEIDTVFGPKAGDNEELRGFLNAGHRRTGVTYRCIGDGGQQTVQAFPSYCAVAVAGLGSLPDTILSRSVIIRMRRRARNETVEPFRARVHEAEGHKLRDRLAAWAEHARGFVMGAWPEMPDGVTDRPADVWEPLLAIADAVGGTWPERARAACVTLVTASRANDKGSVGVRLLTDLRDHVMTGIDRLPTVAILDRLNSMDDAPWADMGGKPLDNRRLSKMLAEYMTADNEPIASRNIKTGASVLKGYYAADLWDAWQRYCPPPPESPLPPLPGTENPA
- a CDS encoding FtsK/SpoIIIE domain-containing protein, whose protein sequence is MTETVVSLHKNPEPPAAPNPVTTLTVVPDPAPAKPVPLWLRSGSAIRTAATHDTTRTAARTVARHGLYVAGGARIAAKRAWDGRTAARYERYMRTAEAAGNFEAAAEWEERGQRFRDARHRRRMDLLHSPLDAAKGAAVTTGMGIGGLVLIGVAMAMATGDATEVVTPLMAVIRFINLMVTIVQVVWGPSVSLAPFLALLALWAVGSKQQAAPAWALPDRIRNGEGEPITPSIVVKALRDLGVPALRKAIKDMGDAGASMLGPITIAGCGVEVDVTLPSGVATNEVQQRRRKLTENLSRHEHEVFITIPVAARTVRLWVADSGALDEPIGPSPLVTDDTMTADYAKGRAPWGQDLRGDAATLSLYQRHLLITGLSNQGKTVALRSLALWLALDKSVQFLMGDLKGVGDWAMFEGLAHVLIQGPTDEHVIQVTEMVEGAVEEMNRRIQAPPGTVFPALIVLVDEAQVAFMCPVKDEEGRYYGGAKATSRYYMAVRKIHNQGRAVNVLMWQGTQDPTNENLPKLVREGAHTRASLALGTESQARMALGDKAVDGGAAPNLLRPGLDQGTLVVASSGIDIPKGQSSITVRTHYVDDDAAVALTDRAKALRDGVTTLTLIERGEDRDPLADIAAVIADAPRLRTQDVIKRLSALDADAYGDWSPGDLTRVLDGTGAEPYKSDGRMVVGRDQITRALAHRDADDSASGT
- a CDS encoding DNA cytosine methyltransferase; this encodes MPIQHADDELETSSMTHLPVVPLEGGNISLCTGSAALDQAVEAVTGLATVAVAERDPAASRLLAARLPHAVNLGDITAVDWPAVAAGMARPAAVTAGFPCQDISNAGPRGGIAGDRSGLWKTVAHAVRVLRPRLVFLENVAAIRSRGLDVVAADLAAIGYDARWMCLRAGDPEVGACHRRDRWFAVAYPAAENPHLATRQERGTAAPRQAQGGRARAHAGGRSGVLAAPGEPLRLLPTPAAADGTGGPGTSPKRRGGMNLRPAVTLLPTPAARDWKSGASNLIGTNSRPLNEVVVNLLPTPKASDGPHGGPNQRDTAGNYYLPGQAVRLDDRWVATNGTDYGPAIRRWETVLGRPAPEPTEPGTKGNHRLAPAFVEWMMGAEPGWVTDPELGLSRSDQLKILGNGVVIHQAAHAYNLLLGMNQAAPGDTETAA
- a CDS encoding helix-turn-helix transcriptional regulator; the protein is MAGTKMLKLPEVLTEIGMSRAAFYRMRARGQAPKLIKLPNGQLRCRRTDLDAWWSSFEDIAA
- a CDS encoding bifunctional DNA primase/polymerase, producing MSEHLMHAALDAAARGWHVFPLRPGGKPPALHGENSCARTGECASGHVKWEQRATTDPDRIRTAWSRAPFNVGIACGPSGLLVVDLDVPKDKSSSDAPYGATTFRALCERAGHAVPDTYRVRTASGGEHLYFTVRAGVRLANTAGTVATSVDTRAWGGYVVAVGSITPAGPYEALCGPEAVALPSWLQAILQPAPRAPQAPSVAVSGHPRRYADVALTTETRNVASAQQGSREGTLFRAARALGRFVAWGDLPRHVVEQALQEAGEAAGLSASQCRSTLRSALNWSIAHNQARRAAA